The genomic stretch GCGGAAACCGGATACTCGCTTGATTTTTAAGTTACTAGCTACGGAGAAGGCTACATGCTTAGTTGTAGATAGGTTTTTTCGTCCAAAGGACAGAGTTAACCTATCTCATGAGACATTTGATGAGAGCATCCATAGCGATTTATTTATGAAGCTATATCCAGCAATTAGTCTTTAATAACAGTATAAGTAGGTGTTTCAACTGTATATAGAAGAATTAAttaagaagaaggcaaattCAAGACCTTTGAGTAGATTACTCCTGGCAAAACATCAAGCGTCAGTGTAAAAAACGCATAGCTGAAGGAGGACAATAGTCGTGTGTGGTGGTATGAATCCTAGGACCCGTTGATCCAAGAACAAAACGGTAAATGGTGCCAATTTTCTGTTTTGACAGAAAAtcgagcaaaaaaaagaatgattTCGCCCGGGCTCGAACCGGGGACCTTTTCGGTGGTGTCAACAGATGTTAACGAAATGTCATGACCAACTAGACCACGAAACCATCGAGTAACCTGATTGGTTGATGACAGAAGGGACATAGCAGCCTCATAAACGCCGCATCCGTGAGCAGCTGAACATGGTATCTCATCAGGCAATGCCAATGGGGCATTACCAAACAGAAAATAACCGAAGCAATGCCAAAAGGTGATGTGAGATTTATTTAGCACTAAGCTTAGCACCTTGTTCTCGAGAGAAAATTGCTGAGACAAGATCTTACTTTGTCCATCAGCAAAGTACGCCTAATCTATCATAGAGTAGCCGCTTTTGCAAGCCACATCCAGTGAGGCTGCTTACGCTTTTCTCATAGTGACGCGCAGGCGAAATACTGAGCTTCGGCCTTAAGTTAGGGTTTACTGTTATGTGACAGATATCCGATCGGAGATGCATCAAAGGCTCTCTGCATATGCCCTATTTGGAAGAGGCTAGCTTCTCAAAGTGGCAATAGGTTAGGTAAAGAGCTCTAAATTGctcaaaacaaacaaacagaaaGTTCGCGATTAAGGAGACTTATTCATTAATACCGCACGTCGAAAGGGGCCTTCCGATCGTATCGGAGACAGTGGTTTCCGGAGTAGGAAACCTTATTCTTCCCGTAAGCCCGTTCCCAATAGCCTGGAACCATTGCGTCTAGATATCCCTGGCATAGTAAGCACCCCCTGCTTTTGTCTGACTAGTGAGCCATTGAGCCCATATGTCTTAACCTACGGCCGTTGCTTTCGTATAATTACGAGTCAGAGAAAGATCCTTGTTCAACAAGGACTGATTTGCTGCTACCTGAGAATTGCTGGACTCGAACGAATAAGCGCTAAGCAATGAGCTTGCCCGTAGTCTTTTGTACCTTTTCTAGCGAACTAGTTAGTGGTTGAGAACGATGGATAACATGTGTACCGATATATTTAAATGGGCTGTAGGGATCAATTAGTAAACTTCTTTACGCTACGAAGGTGGACTTGACTATATCGGAGAATTACTATTCAAAACAGACTAGCAGAGCGAATAGAACCACCCTaagagatgatgatataGCGTTAGATATATGGGAAACATCATACCAACATTTCCCATATAGCAGCAGTTCGGCCTATTGCGAGCTTGTTCGTTATAAAAAGCGAATTGGAATCGTCACGCCACATATGTAAAAGCTGTCGAGCATGAACTGCCAGGGGGGATCTCGCTATTCTGATAAATGGCTCCATTTCTATCGCAATTAGAAGCTTCATGCCCAGGTGGCGCGGCTCCTTGCCGTCGCTGCCGCGCCACACAGTTCGTATGGATTAAGGAAATGCTCGAGGCATGTCCCTCTTATGTGGGCCCTGTGAGTCTTGTAAAGAGGTTAGTGTGGCTAGCTACTTATTAGTTCATTAGTCAACAAGACAAAGTTTGAACAGTGCTGACATGGCCTTTGAGAGGATCAATTGGATGCCTTTAAAGAAACACTGTATGAGGCTCAAAGAGCTGCCTGATCCCTTTGGTTCGTTACGGCAACTACCGATCATAAGCTTGTGGAGCTATTTCTGAAGCTCATATATCTAGGTTTCATGAGGCATAAGACTTACCGGCGATATCAACACTCGTTATAAGCGTCGCCCCAGGGGCTCGGATTCGCCTCCAAAGAGTGGAAATGACTTTTAGATGCCGGTTTATAAAGCCCCAATGGGAAAATTGCCAAGTGCTCTTCCAGACGGGTTGCTTCAATGCATATTTTGAGCGATGATACTCAATTTGGGATTCTCTAATGCTAAAGTATACACGGTATACCTTTCTAGCCCCGACCGGAGACTTGTATTAGTGTATGACAAAGCAGAGACTCTCACACTAGCACGAGTTTAAAATGGAATCCGCCATATTCCTGCGCTGTAGGGCTGAGAGGCGGTGGCCACTGCATAGAGCACTAGTTCATGGTGGTGCTAGCTGCAGTGTATACATAGTGATAGCTGACTGTTACTGGAATGTTATCAAGGTCAATTGTACTGCTCTAGAACTAGgtagtattttttataggATTGAAGGTAAATTATCCTTGGCGAATGTAACTGATATTGGTAGTTAAGATGCAGGCTTAGTGGCTGAGCCTCAGTGTCGCATATTGCATACCTACAAAGAGACAATAGACCAACTCCGAGGACCAAGTGATCCAACGTGAGAAACGCCACGGCAGCTTCCATCATGTCGGCTAAGTATACTGTTGCTTAGAGTTGGCCGCCATAAGCCACGTTCTAGATTGAGCATTTGTACAAACATAAGCAACCACTGTGGAACATGGCCCGAATTCCCCTAGTTTAGGGATTTTACCAGTCTACTTGAGGAAACAGTTCTTTCAAGATTCCAAGTATGCCCTTTACAACGTATTTTACATCGAGGCTAGTCCTGACAACAGAATAAGGGAGTCAAGTACTCCTGATCAAACGCATTCAAGCACAGGTTTCGCAATACTCATACAAGTATACATAGGCTGGGAGGCATTCGTTTTCGTAACTGTGAAAATCTTTTGAAGCATCGTGCTTAGGATAGAGCTCTTGGGTGCCATCTACGTCGAGCAGCACATGTCAGAAACTAAACAAAACCCAGGGGTGGAATGAAGCCACCATCGGACGCCGTGGCGTACCGCCCTGGCAGTAGAGTACAGGGTCCGCATAAAGTTACAAGTACATCTATTTTTACGACAACTGGTATGACAGTTCGTCTCTCGTGTACGCCAAAGTGATTCGATACCTCCGCTAGTTCCGCCCAAGGGGCCTAGATCTATCATCGGGGCAGTGAGACATGGGCGGGCTTAAGCCGACCCTCCTTGAGATGGTAGCTCATAAGCAGTCAGCCTCAATTGGCGTAAAGACCTCGGAGTTGATGGATATAACACTGAGATAATGTTGGGATAAAGGTGGAGTGCCGTAGAAACCACAACTATAAAAAGGATGATGAGTCTCCTAGGGAATTGCTAAAGCTCCCTTCCTTCACAAATCAATAATACCACTACCAGTATTATAGCCATTTTCTTAAGAATACTTGATTAAATCAGCAACCATGGCAGGAGTTTCACGCTCAGAATACTACCGTAACCAGTTCAACCCGGAACCATCGGCAGGCATGGCTGCTTATGCCGCGACCTCCCTCTTCCAACCTCACCACGCTCGCCAAGCCATTCGCGATGctcacaagaagaagattcccCCGTTGTTGGGCTACTACTGCGGTCTTGGCTCTCAGAAAATCACGCGCTGGGTAGCACCTCTAAACTTTGACGTCGTTTGGGTCGATTGGGAACACAGCAGCATGAACGTCGAGACAATGACGACCATAGTCCACGAGGCCATTTTCATGAGCCACGGAAAGACAATTCCGTTTGTCAGAGTGCCAGGACATGACCATGCAGCTATTGGATATGCGCTAGATGCGGGTGCCAGTCTCGTTATTCCTCAGGTTCGTCGCCAGGTGGCATTCATTCCCGAACGCTCAAATAGCTTACATGTGACATTTCAGGTTGAGAGCGTTGAGCAGGCCAAACACGTCGTATCGGCAGCCAAGTTCGGATCAAAGCAAAACGGTAGCCGCTCTGCGCCTCCATTCCGATTGTTTCCCGGTGTTACAGATCGGCCATTCGAGGAAGGCAGAGATATCTTTGAAGCTCTCAACCACCAAGCAGCCATCATGATCCAGATTGAGTCGCTAGCAGGTAAATATCTCCTCGTCACTCGAAACCCTCGACACATTCACCCTAGGCGTCTGTTTGCTAATCAATATTTTGTCGCTAGGCATCAACAACCTCGACGCCATCCTCACCGAGGTGCCTGATATCGACATGGTATGGCTCGGAACCCTCGACTGTCGTGTTGAGATGAACATGCCAAGCAACATGGGCATGGGCGGTACAGAGCCCGAATGGTTAGAGGCCCGACAGAAGTTCTTTGATGTTTTAGACAAGCACGACAAGCCCTATGGCGGCTTTGCCTTCCCCAACCCTCCCTTTGGCGGCGAAGAATCGTTCAAGAAGGCTGCAGAGCGCATGTCATTCATTATGGCGGCAGCGGATacattggcgttggcaggAATGGGCGAGATCCTGAAGATGTCGAGAGAGTATGTGGCGCCgatggtgaagaaggaagaggcggTTCCCACCCGCAAAGTCGTCAATGGTGAGAAAGGAAATGTTCCGCAGCCCACGTTGAAGGCGTGAAAAtagagaggcagagagcagaAGGCGGAGCGGAGACGGTTGGCAGAATGAAATGGGGTGATGTAAGCAGCAATTTGTTagttacatgtacctacagtTACAACTTAATGAATCCATAACCTATTGCAACAATATCGTCTGAATAGAACAGAAAAGGCATCAACCCGTGATTTAGAAGCAGTTCTACTCCGCATTCAACTCCTCATCGCATCGACACCATTTACATAACAGCAACTACTAGCGCTCCTCGAGATCTGGGGAAGCTCGACGCCGTTATCGCGCGCCATGTGGGACTCGTTCGACAAGAATCTGCAATCGAATCAGCGCCGTTGCGCCTCGAATCCCCAGGATGCTTATCTCTTGTCTGTACAAACTGACTCGGTCGTCTCCCCGCAAAAGACCCCCTACGAGCGCTGGAGATAATTGGCTCAAGGCGGAAGCTGCAAGGCCCCAATCCCTGGCCAGCGACTGATCCTTGACTCATGCGGTCCGATTTCAGCCTGTCCAGCGCCATTCTTATCTCGCCTCCATGCATCGGACCATCGCCTGTCGCCAAAAGCCCGGATGGAAAACAGTGACCGATGAGAGGTGGCAGTATATAAGACAAAGCAAAGCCAGAGGGCCTGAGAATGTGAGACACCACGTTATCTTGGCCGTTTTTAACTACAAGTAAGCCCCTGCGGCCACGGAGGCAGGCCAAACAAGCTTATCGTCAGCAGCGAATGCCTGGCCCAGAATCGGCGCCGCTGTTACTCGTTCCAGATGAGGCGTCGACTAGGCCTCAGGCTAAGCACCAGCTAGCAGCACGCGACAGCCAGGAGGGCGCCTCAAGCAGGGGCAGAGCCGAGGCCGTCGTCATCGGACGAACCATTGCTTGCATGCGATTCCTGGTGCCAGGTCCTCGAAACGAAACGGCAGCTTCttatctctctctcgtccGACTTTGTCTCTTCAACCTTCGCCTCTCCCTCACCTCTCACAGCCTGCCtcacgctgctgctcctgcaACTCCTCCGTCGGGCCGCTGCTTGGATGGTGACACGGGACGACTTCAGACGCTCAGCTACGCACCACCGATAACGGCCAATTGACATCACGGACCGTCGACCGAGAGCCTCACTTCGCTTCATACAGCCATGGATactcgtcgccgccgctccTCTGTTGGCAGCGGCGCCCAGACCGCCGACCAGGCGCTCGCGTCGCTGGGCTACAAGTCCGAGCtgcctcgccatctctccATGATGTCCATCCTGGGCCTCTCcttcgccatcatggccgttCCCTTTGGCCTCAGCACCACGCTGTACATCACCCTCACCAACGGCCAGTCCGTCACCATTCTCTGGGGCTGGATCCTCGTCTCCCTCATCTCCGTCTGCATTGCCGCCTCGCTCGCCGAAATCTGCGCCGTCTTTCCCACTGCAGGCGGCGTCTACTACTGGTCTGCCATGCTGAGCTCCCGCGAGTGGGCGCCTCTGGTCAGCTTTGTGGACGGATGGCTCACTCTTGTCGGCAACTGGACGGTGACGCTGAGTATCAACTTTTCCGGCGCGCAGCTTATCTTGAGCgccatcagcatcttcaacgaAGACTTTGTGGCAAATACGTGGCAGACTGTCTTGTGTTTTTGGGCCGTGATGCTGGTATGCGCTTTAGTCAATGCGTTTGGGTCGCGATACTTGGACCTCATCAACAAGGTCTGCATATACTGGACCGCTGCcagcgtcatcatcatcatggtcACCCTGCTTACCATGGCCGACCACCGACACTCGGGTGAATATGTCTTTGCTCACTATGATGCCTCAGCCAGCGGATGGCCGACGGGCTGGTCCTTTTTTGTCGGACTCCTCCAAGGTATGTTTGCAACATCATCCCCCTTTAGAGTCTAGGCTgtattctcctctttcttcttcttctaacgAAACAAAAGCTGCTTATACTCTCACCGGCTACGGAATGGTTGCCGCCATGTGCGAAGAAGTGCAAAACCCCGAGCGCGAAGTCCCCAAAGCCATTGTCCTCTCCGTCGTTGCCGCCGGCTTTACTGGCGTCATCTACCTCAtccccctcctcttcgtGCTTCCCGATGTCCAAACCCTGCTCAGCGTTGCAAATTCCCAGCCAATTGGTCTACTCTTCAAGACTGTCACCGGATCCGCAGCTGGTGGCTTTGGTCTCTTGTTTCTCATCCTTGGAATATTAATGTTCGCTGGCATTGGCGCCCTCACGGCTGCCTCGCGTTGCACATATGCTTTTGCTCGAGACGGTGCCATTCCCGGATATAAGCTTTGGCGCAAGGTGAATAAGTCTTTTGACGTGCCCATCTGGGCTCTTGTCCTCTCTACGGCAGTCGACTGTATCCTCGGATGCATCTATTTCGGCTCGTCGGCTGCCTTCAACTCCTTCACTGGCGTCGCCACAATCTGTCTCTCCACCTCATATGGTGTCCCCGTCCTGGTCAATCTTGTCCAGCGGCGCAAGGCCGTACGACACTCACCTTACCCTCTTGGCAAAGTCATGGGCCCTATTATCAACgtcatctgcatcatctggatcgtcttctccgtcgtcatcttctgcatGCCTGTGTCGCTGCCGGTAGACCCCACGACGATGAACTACGCTTCGGTGGTGTTTGCCGGATTTGGAGCCATTGCCTTTATTTGGTACTTTGCGTATGCGCGCAAGAACTTTACAGGTCCTCCGGTTAGAAGCGgtggagaagacgatgctATTACGACAGTGGGAGTGGCAGTGGGTGAGCCCGGAAGAGGCTCGGAGTCACCGCAAACGAATATGGAAAAGGATATGAAATAGGCTAGAACCTACGATGAGTAATATGAGCATAACGAgtaattcttcttcttaattCAATTGCTTTAGTAATTCATGAATCTATTACATACTCCTGCTATCTATACCAGCGAAGCATGCCCATAATCATAACAGGTATATacaaaaaaggcaaaaaaagacatttTATTTTCCCATCACACCCAGGTTTTCCCCTTTAAACACTGATAGTCCGGAACACGCTGAATTCCTCACCGGTAGCAATCAAGCTGCCCGGAATCTGCGGGTGCCAGTGCACCTCCCTGACATCCTTGAGGTAGTGAACAAACAGCAGCTGAGGCGGCACGTCCTTGACGCCAGCAGTGTCCTtgctctcctcgtcgtccagcTCGACAGCCAGATCCCACAGCGTAACGGTGTtatcagccgcagccagcgCAATAATAGAATCGTCCGTGGGATGCCACTCGATACTGCAAATTTGCTCCTTGTGGTAGTTGAAGCTGGCCACTGGCTGGGGCTTGCTGTCATTGCCCTTCCATTGTCTAAGATCCCAGACAGCCCAGGTTCCGTCGTCGGCTCCGGAGGCGAGCAGGTTGGTGGTGTGCCTGGACCAGGACATGACGTTGACGTCGTAGTTGGAGACTTGGACCGTGATGGCGGGTTTCCTCGACTTGGATCGAACGTCCCAGATGCGAACGGTGCCGTCGCTGGAGGCAGATGCGAAGACGGACTGCTCGGAGGGAGACCACTGGATTTCCTCTACGCTGCTGGCGTGGCCCTGGAATGGTCTGTTGTCGGTGAcccagccgccgccatcagtGCGCGTCGTCATGTAGATGAGGCCGTCGTTGTCGCCAGTCAGGAGCTTTCCACCGGGGACGAGCGGTGACCAGTCCACGGCATAACCCTCAGACTTGTGTGCTCTAATGGTAGAAATAGGCTTATTCTGCTGGGCCGTAATGACAGTGCCGGGCGTATCGAACGAGGTGAGGTGAGGAGTAACGTCGTGGATGAAGACGCTCGCGGACTCAGTCATGGTTGCCGTGAGCGTCGTGGGAGGCAGAGAAGGATCCTGGTTGGGGATCTGGTGCGTGCGGATGCGGTTGGTGCAAGAGTTGAGAGGGATCGACTTGCTCTCCAGGATGGGGTCTGaatcttcgtcgtcgtcgtcggaatCAGAATCCTCGTCGCCGCGCTCCATCTTGCTGAGGCCGCTGAACTTGACGACCAGCAGCTCGTTCTCGTGGGCCTTTGCCGACTCGGCTTGCGTTCCCGTGACGGTGTACATGGTGTGGGGGTAGGCTTTGCGGTTGTCGCCGAGGGAATCCTTGACAATGTCAAAGGACAGGCACGGCCAGGGCGTGTTGAGGCGGTGCAGCATTTCGTAGGTGGTCAAATCCGGCGCCAGGGTCTGGCCAGGCTCGAGCTTGCTTCGTCCGACAATAAAGGTTCCCTGGTCAACTTCCATGGCGTCTGTTTCAATCATGTTTGTTAACAACGGCTCCCAATTGAAACTTTGCGATGGCGCGCAAAGTGCCGATGCTGCTGGATCGCAGAGATGGGTACTCACGCTCTTTCTCTTCGGCCTCTCTCTCGGCGTCTGGCCGTCCATCCACACCGGCCTCGATGATTTCGTCTTCGCTCTCAAATTCGTCTTCAAACTCATCTTCGAACTCGCCCATGTCCTTGTCCATATCGATGTCCATCTGCTCGGGGCGCTCGCCGCCCTTGAGCGGCGCATCGTCCTGGTGGTCTGCTGTGCGCTTCGACATGCTGAATGTATGATTCAGAGAGTCTCTAAACTTCCTAATAAAGCTTGTTAGAAAGATGACTATAGATGGCAGCTGAAACAATGCGCAAGATACTCACTCTAAGCTGGGGCGCCGTATGGAATAGCAAAGCTGAGACCTCAGTCAGTTCAATATTTTTTTGAGCCCCTCTAAAATTTCCATCTGCAAAAAATCTTATCGATTGTTATCGGCAAAGCCACACTAACCCCGCTGTGTGGCTGGTGCTCTTTTCTCCAAGCCTAGCTATGTGGCGCAGGTCTTGTTGGTTCCACTTTTCGTTGTCCTCCATTTGTTAGGGGATTGTGTATCCGGTATCCGTTGATGAGCAAACTGTATCCGTTTTTGCTTAGTAAGCAGGATacttaaaaagaaatagtaattatactattataaactataaaaaagtaaaataacttaatatagtatattaattattaagtaaagttataagatttattataaaaagttaagtttataaaagcttaatataaaaattaagtaaaataagttataaaaagtttattttatttttaaaatattaataacttaatacttaactattatatttacttagtaaaatagtattataattaaaacttgaagttttaatatttttatattaatattagctAAATCAAGGCTGTTGTAaatagttattttaaatttagtTTGCTTACTAAGCAGAAACGGATACAGTTTGCTCATCGACGGATACCGGATACACAATCCCTTTGTTAGTTGACAACAACTGTATATAGAccaaaagttttttttaaaaaacgGTACAGTCCTTGGGTAGGGTTAAAATGTGCGCCATGATAGATTTTTGACTTGATAGTTGTAAGGGACCCTATTTATCTACCTACAGGCACCTGGTTCCTTTGTAACGGCTTATTCTCACCCAGTACCGCTGCAGTGTGTCGTGTAGGACGTTTTGATGCACCTAGGCCGCGCTATCGCGATTAATCAAGAATCTGCCGTCAAATAAGAATCTGTTGGCAGGCTACTATCTTACGGCGTTTATTACCGTCTTTTCTCAAGAAGCGGCCTCGATGTGGAtggcaacaccaacaccaaacTTCGGCAAGCCGGGCACAGTCCGTCCTGATGCTCCGGAATTGCGGGGCCGTCTTCCGGCGTCTGGCATCAAGATTCACGCAGAGATAGTGAGTGACTCACATTCGAGATACATCATTTAACATGCCCATCTGTAACTTTAAACCAGCTTCTTTGTACAACATTCAGCACATCACCTTGTTTTGATTGTTTTATGCCAACGATGTTAAGGCAAAAAGTGGTAGTATCGCACAAAATATCAGCAAGAATAGCAAGAGACCAAGAACATCTTCATCGGGTGGGTCGGCTGTACTCGCAATCTCTTCGAGCTTGTCAGCCCAGCTCATATCACTCGCAGACTATACATAAGAAACGCAGAGCTGGACGGCGAGCTGGAAAGGTATAATTGGAAGACTCGCTTTCAAGAAGGAGGCCCTACTTTCCTTTTGAAGTTGATGCGTCGACCAGTTCAAGacttcttgcttctctctATTTCATTGGCTCTATCCTTCGCTTTTGTGATATTCAATCTAGTTAGGTTCCTCAATACTACATCGATCAGCATATATTCTGCGCTATTCCGGATGATGCAGGCGGCCCCatcaaaggaaaagacaaacCTCGACGTCTTAGTATGTGGCCAAAGCCAGCCTTATCGCCTGTTCCGGGGAGTATCGGGTACATACTCCGTCGCCGCCAAGTGCCAAGCACTTCGTGGATATCATCAATATGCCGCATATCCACAGATGTCGTGGTGGGATGCCCTTCATAGGTGAAGACCGGCTCACGAAAGTGGTTAAGAAACTCCACCCGGCGCCTAACGTAATGAACAA from Trichoderma atroviride chromosome 3, complete sequence encodes the following:
- a CDS encoding uncharacterized protein (BUSCO:EOG092D225O) — encoded protein: MSKRTADHQDDAPLKGGERPEQMDIDMDKDMGEFEDEFEDEFESEDEIIEAGVDGRPDAEREAEEKEHAMEVDQGTFIVGRSKLEPGQTLAPDLTTYEMLHRLNTPWPCLSFDIVKDSLGDNRKAYPHTMYTVTGTQAESAKAHENELLVVKFSGLSKMERGDEDSDSDDDDEDSDPILESKSIPLNSCTNRIRTHQIPNQDPSLPPTTLTATMTESASVFIHDVTPHLTSFDTPGTVITAQQNKPISTIRAHKSEGYAVDWSPLVPGGKLLTGDNDGLIYMTTRTDGGGWVTDNRPFQGHASSVEEIQWSPSEQSVFASASSDGTVRIWDVRSKSRKPAITVQVSNYDVNVMSWSRHTTNLLASGADDGTWAVWDLRQWKGNDSKPQPVASFNYHKEQICSIEWHPTDDSIIALAAADNTVTLWDLAVELDDEESKDTAGVKDVPPQLLFVHYLKDVREVHWHPQIPGSLIATGEEFSVFRTISV
- a CDS encoding uncharacterized protein (EggNog:ENOG41), which translates into the protein MAGVSRSEYYRNQFNPEPSAGMAAYAATSLFQPHHARQAIRDAHKKKIPPLLGYYCGLGSQKITRWVAPLNFDVVWVDWEHSSMNVETMTTIVHEAIFMSHGKTIPFVRVPGHDHAAIGYALDAGASLVIPQVESVEQAKHVVSAAKFGSKQNGSRSAPPFRLFPGVTDRPFEEGRDIFEALNHQAAIMIQIESLAGINNLDAILTEVPDIDMVWLGTLDCRVEMNMPSNMGMGGTEPEWLEARQKFFDVLDKHDKPYGGFAFPNPPFGGEESFKKAAERMSFIMAAADTLALAGMGEILKMSREYVAPMVKKEEAVPTRKVVNGEKGNVPQPTLKA
- a CDS encoding uncharacterized protein (EggNog:ENOG41~TransMembrane:12 (i39-61o73-103i115-138o158-178i190-209o233-257i269-292o318-342i373-393o399-421i441-463o469-490i)), producing MDTRRRRSSVGSGAQTADQALASLGYKSELPRHLSMMSILGLSFAIMAVPFGLSTTLYITLTNGQSVTILWGWILVSLISVCIAASLAEICAVFPTAGGVYYWSAMLSSREWAPLVSFVDGWLTLVGNWTVTLSINFSGAQLILSAISIFNEDFVANTWQTVLCFWAVMLVCALVNAFGSRYLDLINKVCIYWTAASVIIIMVTLLTMADHRHSGEYVFAHYDASASGWPTGWSFFVGLLQAAYTLTGYGMVAAMCEEVQNPEREVPKAIVLSVVAAGFTGVIYLIPLLFVLPDVQTLLSVANSQPIGLLFKTVTGSAAGGFGLLFLILGILMFAGIGALTAASRCTYAFARDGAIPGYKLWRKVNKSFDVPIWALVLSTAVDCILGCIYFGSSAAFNSFTGVATICLSTSYGVPVLVNLVQRRKAVRHSPYPLGKVMGPIINVICIIWIVFSVVIFCMPVSLPVDPTTMNYASVVFAGFGAIAFIWYFAYARKNFTGPPVRSGGEDDAITTVGVAVGEPGRGSESPQTNMEKDMK